One genomic segment of Verrucomicrobiota bacterium includes these proteins:
- the argA gene encoding amino-acid N-acetyltransferase: MKLTDLRGILQYIPSFREKVFIISIDGAIVTDENFANILLDVAVLRSLNIRVVLVHGAAAQIKALAVEQGITPSDLEGTGITDAPTLKLALTAANRLTHEILEGLSANDLRAACTNAIIAHPVGILQGLDHLFTGKVERVDVELLQTLLSQGILPVVPPLGFDGDGKTYRVNSDAVAESIAEGLKAAKLIYITTQDGLVRQGQLIRQMIVGDLTQILTHRKSELAPEGLSKATYAAAACTSGVPRVHIINGRVDEGLLAEVFSNEGIGTLIYANEYQQVRRAMKKDARNILTMIRNSVETDELVKRSRSTVEKQLGDYYIFEIDKNPVACVALHVYPEQRKGELACLYVRPSHENQGIGRKLINYVETKARELGLDELITLSTQAFTYFQSKGGFAEGTPDDLPPARREKYGQSGRNSKVLVKKLAKPAPADGPKAAE; this comes from the coding sequence GTGAAACTCACAGACCTTCGCGGCATTCTTCAATACATTCCCAGTTTCCGGGAAAAGGTTTTCATCATCAGCATCGATGGCGCCATCGTCACCGATGAGAACTTTGCCAACATTCTGCTCGACGTCGCGGTCTTGCGCTCGCTGAACATTCGCGTCGTGCTGGTCCACGGAGCGGCGGCGCAGATCAAAGCCCTGGCCGTGGAGCAAGGAATCACGCCCTCCGATCTGGAAGGAACCGGCATTACTGATGCCCCGACCTTGAAGCTGGCGCTGACCGCGGCCAATCGCCTCACGCACGAAATCCTGGAAGGCCTTTCCGCGAATGATCTGCGCGCGGCGTGCACGAATGCGATCATCGCCCACCCCGTTGGGATTCTTCAGGGCCTCGATCATTTGTTCACGGGCAAAGTCGAGCGCGTGGACGTCGAGCTGCTCCAAACCTTGCTCAGCCAGGGCATCCTTCCGGTCGTGCCGCCGCTGGGCTTCGACGGCGATGGCAAGACGTATCGCGTCAATTCCGACGCCGTGGCGGAGTCGATTGCGGAGGGGCTGAAAGCGGCCAAGCTGATCTACATCACCACCCAGGACGGTTTGGTTCGGCAAGGCCAGCTCATTCGCCAGATGATCGTGGGCGATCTGACGCAAATCCTGACGCATCGGAAAAGCGAGTTGGCTCCGGAGGGACTCTCGAAAGCCACCTACGCGGCGGCGGCCTGCACCAGCGGCGTGCCCCGCGTCCACATCATCAACGGCCGCGTCGATGAAGGCTTGCTGGCGGAGGTGTTTTCCAACGAAGGCATCGGCACGCTCATTTACGCCAATGAATATCAGCAAGTCCGGCGCGCCATGAAGAAAGACGCGCGGAACATTCTCACCATGATCCGCAACTCCGTCGAAACCGATGAACTGGTCAAGCGCTCGCGCTCGACGGTGGAGAAACAACTGGGCGACTATTACATCTTCGAGATCGACAAAAACCCCGTGGCGTGCGTCGCGCTGCACGTTTATCCGGAGCAACGCAAGGGCGAACTCGCTTGCCTCTACGTCCGGCCTTCGCATGAAAACCAGGGCATCGGGCGCAAGCTCATCAATTACGTGGAGACGAAAGCGCGGGAACTCGGACTGGACGAGCTGATCACGCTTTCGACTCAGGCGTTCACGTATTTTCAATCCAAGGGCGGTTTTGCCGAAGGAACGCCTGACGACCTGCCGCCCGCGCGCCGCGAGAAGTACGGCCAGAGCGGGCGCAACTCCAAGGTGCTCGTCAAAAAACTGGCGAAGCCCGCTCCGGCGGACGGGCCGAAGGCCGCGGAGTGA
- a CDS encoding L,D-transpeptidase, whose translation MRPTRFVLAVDVRTQTMALLEQRVAGGRSAGLRPGAFRQHPTSAPNRSSELRFKGSSHDVRPVRTALDPIGGRASPSRRAARRAWNTSGSARWGQARPTLRFMGRFAESILNGPNDSPRRAYVMRRRYRISTSRFGVGQKSGSNRTPLGLHRVAEKIGEGRPIGTAFRSRKPVGLVWHGLPREPIVHRILWLEGLERGFNRGGTVDSHARYIYLHGTHDEMTLGRPASRGCIHVAAADLLPLFDKLPVGTLVWITDQTAGVRLSDISRANPTALVGQFIQTRIE comes from the coding sequence GTGCGCCCAACGCGATTTGTTCTGGCGGTGGATGTCCGCACGCAGACGATGGCGCTGCTGGAGCAACGCGTGGCCGGGGGGCGGAGCGCCGGTCTCCGACCCGGCGCGTTCCGGCAACATCCGACCTCCGCGCCGAATCGGAGTTCGGAGCTTCGTTTTAAGGGAAGCTCTCACGACGTGCGACCCGTGCGTACGGCCCTTGATCCCATCGGCGGTAGGGCGAGTCCGTCCCGGCGAGCCGCTCGACGTGCTTGGAACACGTCCGGATCGGCTCGCTGGGGACAGGCTCGCCCCACCTTGAGGTTCATGGGAAGGTTCGCGGAAAGCATCCTCAATGGACCGAACGATTCGCCGCGTCGCGCCTACGTGATGCGACGGCGATACCGTATTTCCACCTCCCGGTTTGGCGTGGGCCAGAAGTCAGGCTCAAACCGGACCCCGCTCGGCTTGCACCGCGTCGCCGAAAAAATCGGCGAGGGGCGCCCCATCGGCACCGCGTTCCGGAGCCGAAAACCCGTCGGATTAGTCTGGCATGGTCTGCCGCGCGAACCCATCGTGCATCGCATTCTGTGGCTGGAAGGGCTGGAACGCGGCTTCAACCGCGGCGGAACAGTAGATTCGCACGCGCGTTACATCTACCTCCACGGGACCCACGACGAAATGACCCTGGGTCGGCCCGCTTCACGGGGCTGCATTCATGTCGCGGCCGCGGACCTGCTGCCGCTGTTTGACAAATTGCCGGTCGGGACGCTCGTTTGGATTACTGATCAGACCGCGGGAGTCAGGTTGTCGGACATTTCCAGAGCAAACCCCACCGCGTTGGTCGGCCAGTTCATTCAAACCCGAATCGAGTAA
- a CDS encoding type II secretion system protein, which yields MKRLPVHRSPTPGFTLIELLVVIAIIAILAGMLLPALSRAKEKGKSTSCINNLRQMSIAARVYGDDHDGRYSFTFQVRGANVFRKAWFNFLQPYQQTTNLILCPSKTPKFKEAVALYPSDLQDKSISNYSANFRFGGCDWPETWPMTTWRQIKDTDVRRPAATVYLTDGGSRPRNTKDPNLCVTPATPEKPGCWIVHDPQNDEPCTGCVTSPGDPNWGGPHLRHNQRSNVAFADTHIESLKSSRWYWTGTPWLKPDVGGDGL from the coding sequence ATGAAGCGCCTGCCTGTCCATCGCTCACCCACTCCAGGTTTCACCCTCATCGAACTTCTGGTGGTCATCGCCATCATCGCGATCCTCGCCGGTATGTTGCTGCCCGCGCTGTCCCGCGCGAAAGAGAAGGGCAAATCTACCAGTTGCATCAATAACCTCCGGCAGATGAGCATCGCGGCGCGCGTGTATGGCGACGACCACGACGGACGTTACTCCTTCACGTTCCAGGTGCGCGGCGCGAACGTTTTCCGCAAAGCCTGGTTCAATTTCCTCCAGCCGTATCAACAGACGACGAACCTGATTCTCTGCCCGAGCAAGACCCCGAAATTCAAGGAGGCCGTGGCCCTTTACCCGAGCGATCTCCAGGATAAATCAATCTCGAACTACAGCGCCAATTTCCGGTTCGGCGGCTGCGATTGGCCGGAGACCTGGCCCATGACGACCTGGCGCCAGATCAAGGATACCGACGTGCGGCGGCCTGCGGCCACGGTTTATCTCACCGACGGCGGCAGCCGTCCTCGGAACACCAAGGACCCGAATCTGTGCGTCACGCCTGCGACTCCAGAAAAGCCGGGTTGCTGGATCGTGCACGATCCGCAGAACGACGAGCCGTGCACCGGGTGCGTGACTTCGCCCGGCGATCCGAATTGGGGCGGCCCGCACCTGCGCCACAATCAACGGAGCAACGTCGCATTTGCCGACACGCACATCGAAAGCCTCAAGTCCTCTCGCTGGTACTGGACCGGCACACCCTGGCTCAAACCGGACGTGGGCGGAGATGGACTGTAG
- a CDS encoding DUF1501 domain-containing protein, which produces MNTLPHLIATPGPLLQSRRDFLRRTGSGCGLLALASLLNDHGLLALSTQAGSLPANPLLAHPSHFSAAAKSVIWLFMNGGQSQVDTWDYKPELTKRDGKELEGFDKKTGFFTDQVGPLMKSPFKFAQHGQSGAWASEIFQNMVRHVDDMAFIHSCFTETNNHSPALFQINTGFSRMGFPCVGSWVTYGLGSENQNLPAFIVMYDTLGRGVPKGHAQNWGAGFLPGVFQGTALNIQGAPINNLARDERMNDSRQRAQLDLLKKLNRHYLEAAQDDSELAARIESFELAYRMQMAAPEALDIAREPEHIQRLYGIERKECAHFAKQCLMARRLVERGVRFVQIYSGGMENERSWDGHVDIEGNHRQFAGETDWPIAGLLTDLKQRGLLESTLVICCGEFGRLPVSQKSKMPGRDHNPHAFTTWMAGGGVKGGVHYGETDEIGHKAAVDKVSINDLHATVLHLLGIDHEKLTYRFNGRDFRLTDVAGRVVREILA; this is translated from the coding sequence ATGAATACACTTCCCCATCTCATCGCCACGCCTGGTCCGCTACTCCAATCGCGCCGCGATTTCCTGCGTCGTACGGGTTCGGGCTGCGGCTTGCTCGCGCTGGCTTCGTTGCTGAACGACCATGGCCTGCTTGCGCTTTCCACCCAGGCCGGCAGCCTTCCGGCCAATCCGTTGCTCGCGCATCCGTCGCACTTCTCTGCCGCCGCAAAGTCCGTGATCTGGCTCTTCATGAACGGTGGTCAAAGCCAGGTCGATACCTGGGATTACAAACCGGAGTTGACGAAGCGCGACGGCAAGGAACTCGAAGGCTTCGACAAGAAAACGGGCTTTTTTACCGACCAAGTCGGGCCGCTGATGAAATCGCCGTTCAAGTTCGCGCAACACGGCCAATCCGGCGCCTGGGCTTCGGAGATTTTCCAAAACATGGTCCGGCACGTCGATGATATGGCCTTCATCCACTCGTGCTTCACGGAGACGAACAATCATTCTCCGGCGCTGTTCCAGATCAACACGGGTTTCAGCCGGATGGGATTTCCGTGCGTGGGATCGTGGGTCACGTATGGACTCGGCTCCGAAAACCAGAATCTTCCGGCGTTCATCGTCATGTACGACACGCTGGGCCGTGGCGTGCCGAAGGGCCACGCGCAAAACTGGGGTGCGGGCTTTCTGCCCGGGGTTTTCCAGGGCACCGCGCTCAATATCCAGGGCGCGCCCATCAACAATCTCGCTCGCGATGAGCGGATGAACGATTCGCGGCAGCGCGCGCAACTCGACTTGCTCAAGAAACTGAACCGGCATTATCTCGAAGCCGCGCAGGACGACTCCGAACTCGCGGCGCGCATCGAAAGCTTCGAGCTCGCGTATCGCATGCAGATGGCCGCGCCCGAAGCGCTCGACATCGCGCGCGAACCAGAGCACATCCAGCGCCTCTACGGCATCGAACGCAAAGAGTGCGCCCACTTCGCCAAGCAATGTTTGATGGCGCGCCGGCTCGTCGAACGCGGGGTCCGGTTCGTTCAAATCTACAGCGGCGGCATGGAGAACGAACGCAGTTGGGACGGCCACGTCGATATCGAAGGCAACCACCGTCAGTTCGCCGGAGAAACGGACTGGCCGATCGCGGGCCTCCTGACGGACCTCAAACAACGCGGCCTGCTCGAATCCACTCTCGTCATCTGCTGCGGCGAATTCGGCCGTCTGCCCGTTTCCCAAAAATCAAAAATGCCCGGCCGCGACCACAACCCCCACGCCTTCACGACCTGGATGGCGGGCGGCGGCGTGAAAGGCGGGGTTCATTACGGCGAGACGGACGAAATCGGCCACAAAGCCGCCGTGGACAAGGTGAGCATCAATGATCTTCACGCCACCGTGCTGCATTTGCTCGGCATCGATCACGAGAAACTGACTTACCGATTCAATGGCCGGGATTTTCGATTGACTGACGTGGCAGGGCGAGTGGTGCGGGAGATCTTGGCCTGA
- a CDS encoding DUF1549 domain-containing protein: MILDPMRPTPRRLRRLFLALCLACSVCSPRAAAPLTEKGLSFFESKVRPLLVDHCYECHSLESGKQKGGLLLDSRAGWMKGGENGPVILPRDPENSALIKAVKSSDEKTQMPPKKKLTEDQIAVLVEWVKMGAPDPREAGAPPKLAASMNLEERRRFWSFLPLRRVEPPEVKATSWVRTPIDRFILARLEARGLRPNSPVDKRKLIRRAYLDLVGLPPKPEEVEAFLKNDAPDAYEKLIDRLLANPHYGERWGRHWLDLARFGESHGYEQDYDRPFAYQYRDFVIRALNQDLPYDVFVRWQIAGDELAPDEAEAWKATGFLAAGTHATQITANQAEKERYDELDDKIHTIGTAMLGLTLGCARCHDHKFDPIPTADYYRLISTFTTTVRSDHDIDLNPRQTRERKVAFDREHKPLAEALAKFEKEELPARFEQWLKSDPPLPQPAWLTLEAENVGVSSAYYGISNAQRQSDDSYLVKVTAGVPNAYTFSARTPLTNITAIRLEALTHDTLPGRGPGWNDNSDFILTDFELSAAPAKEKDAARQKVKFANVRASHEDQKAPAAAAIDGDRISGWRVTSKVGQDHAAIFELEKPIAFDGGAVLNFSLRFNGPDEYRHNLGRFRLSISTSAEVPALGAEHFPHKTFVEAQKALAAAPDQREDAQKEALSRIFRTTDAAWRKLHGAVQAHLKREPHPQMVKALVCSEGLPAVRLHTQGPDFYEKTFLLKRGDLAQKQNEAPPGFLQVLMRPQAAEKRWQCEPPAGARTPFHRAALANWITDVDAGAGALLARVIVNRLWQHHLGRGIVSTPSDFGATGAPPTHPDLLDWLATELIRSGWKLKALHKQIMLSAVYLQGTETDEARGKIDAENRLFWHRPRQRLEAEAIRDSMLAVSGQLSPRMLGAGSLDEGMNRRSIYFTVKRSKLIPWMVQFDGPDSLQSLGLRATTTVPPQALLMMNNPHVRKAALQFAETLAQRTSNLDSCVTLAYQAALSRAPLSRELSDGVEFIEEQAKSYETEGRSEARKLALADFCQTVLSLNEFIYVE, from the coding sequence ATGATACTTGATCCGATGCGTCCAACCCCTCGTCGCTTGCGACGCCTTTTTCTCGCCCTGTGCCTCGCGTGTTCCGTCTGTTCCCCGCGCGCGGCGGCGCCTCTGACCGAGAAGGGGCTTTCCTTCTTTGAATCGAAAGTCCGGCCCTTGCTCGTGGACCATTGTTACGAGTGCCATTCGCTGGAGTCGGGCAAGCAGAAAGGCGGGCTTTTGCTCGACTCGCGCGCCGGCTGGATGAAAGGCGGCGAGAACGGCCCGGTCATCCTGCCGCGGGACCCGGAGAACAGCGCCTTGATCAAGGCGGTGAAATCCTCGGATGAAAAGACGCAGATGCCGCCGAAGAAGAAGCTCACGGAGGACCAGATCGCCGTCCTCGTCGAATGGGTGAAAATGGGCGCGCCGGATCCGAGGGAAGCAGGCGCGCCGCCAAAGCTCGCCGCCAGCATGAACCTGGAGGAGCGGCGGAGGTTCTGGTCGTTCCTGCCGCTGCGCCGCGTCGAACCGCCAGAGGTCAAAGCGACTTCCTGGGTTCGCACTCCGATCGATCGCTTCATTCTCGCCAGACTCGAAGCCAGAGGCCTCAGACCCAACTCGCCGGTGGACAAGCGAAAGCTCATTCGCCGGGCGTACCTGGACTTGGTCGGCTTGCCTCCGAAGCCTGAGGAGGTGGAGGCATTCCTGAAGAACGACGCTCCCGACGCCTACGAGAAACTGATCGATCGCTTGCTGGCGAACCCGCATTACGGCGAGCGCTGGGGCCGGCACTGGCTCGACCTCGCGCGCTTCGGCGAAAGCCACGGCTACGAGCAGGATTATGATCGCCCGTTCGCTTATCAATATCGGGACTTCGTCATCCGGGCGCTAAATCAGGATTTGCCGTACGATGTGTTCGTCCGCTGGCAAATTGCCGGCGACGAACTTGCCCCTGACGAAGCGGAAGCCTGGAAAGCCACCGGGTTCCTCGCCGCCGGCACTCACGCCACCCAGATTACCGCCAATCAAGCGGAGAAAGAGCGTTACGATGAGCTCGACGACAAGATCCACACGATCGGAACGGCCATGCTCGGTCTCACGCTCGGTTGCGCGCGGTGTCACGATCACAAGTTCGATCCGATCCCGACCGCGGATTACTATCGATTGATTTCGACCTTCACGACCACGGTCCGCAGCGATCACGACATCGATTTGAATCCACGCCAGACGCGCGAGCGGAAGGTGGCGTTCGACCGCGAGCACAAACCGCTGGCCGAAGCTCTGGCGAAGTTCGAGAAAGAAGAATTGCCCGCGCGATTCGAGCAATGGCTGAAGTCCGATCCGCCATTGCCGCAACCGGCGTGGCTGACGCTGGAAGCGGAAAATGTCGGCGTTTCCAGCGCTTACTACGGCATCTCCAACGCGCAACGGCAAAGCGACGACTCGTATCTGGTGAAGGTCACGGCGGGCGTGCCCAATGCCTACACGTTTTCCGCTCGCACCCCGCTGACGAATATCACTGCGATTCGCCTCGAAGCATTGACGCACGACACTCTGCCTGGGCGCGGTCCGGGCTGGAACGACAACAGCGATTTTATTTTGACCGATTTCGAGTTGAGCGCCGCACCGGCCAAAGAGAAGGACGCAGCCAGACAGAAGGTCAAATTCGCCAACGTTCGCGCCAGCCACGAAGATCAGAAGGCGCCCGCCGCGGCGGCGATCGACGGGGACAGGATCTCCGGGTGGCGTGTGACATCGAAGGTCGGCCAGGATCACGCGGCCATTTTTGAATTGGAAAAGCCGATCGCGTTTGACGGAGGAGCGGTCCTCAACTTCTCGCTCCGCTTCAATGGCCCGGATGAATACCGCCACAACCTGGGCCGATTCCGATTATCGATCAGCACCTCCGCTGAAGTGCCGGCGCTAGGGGCGGAGCATTTTCCGCACAAGACGTTTGTCGAGGCGCAAAAGGCTCTGGCCGCTGCACCCGACCAACGCGAGGACGCGCAGAAGGAAGCGCTGTCTCGAATCTTTCGAACAACCGACGCCGCATGGCGGAAACTCCACGGCGCAGTGCAAGCCCATCTCAAACGCGAACCGCATCCGCAAATGGTCAAAGCGCTCGTCTGCAGCGAAGGTTTGCCCGCCGTGCGGCTGCACACGCAAGGGCCGGACTTTTACGAGAAGACTTTCTTGCTCAAGCGCGGCGACCTGGCGCAAAAGCAGAACGAAGCGCCGCCGGGTTTTCTTCAAGTGCTGATGCGGCCGCAAGCGGCTGAAAAGCGCTGGCAATGCGAACCGCCGGCTGGCGCCCGCACGCCTTTCCACCGCGCGGCGCTCGCCAACTGGATCACCGATGTGGACGCCGGCGCGGGCGCGTTGCTCGCCCGCGTGATCGTCAATCGACTGTGGCAACATCACCTGGGACGCGGCATCGTGAGCACGCCCAGCGATTTCGGGGCGACGGGCGCGCCGCCGACGCATCCCGATTTGCTGGACTGGCTTGCCACCGAGCTCATCCGAAGCGGTTGGAAACTTAAAGCGCTGCACAAGCAAATCATGCTCAGCGCGGTTTATTTGCAGGGCACCGAGACCGATGAGGCGCGCGGAAAGATCGATGCCGAGAACCGATTGTTCTGGCATCGGCCCCGCCAGCGTTTGGAGGCCGAGGCCATCCGCGATTCCATGCTCGCGGTCAGCGGGCAACTCAGCCCGCGCATGTTGGGGGCCGGTTCGCTGGACGAAGGGATGAACCGCCGCAGCATTTACTTCACGGTCAAGCGCAGCAAACTGATCCCGTGGATGGTCCAGTTCGATGGGCCGGACAGCCTGCAAAGCCTCGGTTTGCGCGCGACCACGACGGTGCCGCCGCAAGCCTTGCTCATGATGAACAATCCGCACGTGCGCAAGGCGGCGCTTCAGTTTGCCGAGACGTTGGCCCAGCGAACTTCAAATCTCGATTCGTGCGTCACGCTGGCTTACCAGGCGGCTTTGAGTCGAGCGCCACTGAGCCGCGAGTTGAGCGACGGCGTCGAATTTATCGAGGAGCAAGCGAAGTCGTACGAAACCGAAGGGCGATCTGAGGCAAGGAAACTCGCGCTGGCGGATTTCTGCCAGACCGTCCTGAGCTTGAATGAGTTTATTTATGTTGAATGA